DNA sequence from the Methanobacterium petrolearium genome:
ACGGATACCTCAACAACCTTTTAGAAAAAAACTCATCCCACAAGATTTCCAAAAAATAAACGGACCTGGGGGGATTTGAACCCCCGACCTTGGGATCCGAAGTCCCACGTCATATTCCAGGCTAGACTACAGGCCCAAAAAAACCCTCTTTAATCACGGGCAAGTGATTAGTTAGGTGCTTTTCATTTATAAAAGTATTCGTTTTAGAAGTTGCCTGCAATTTTGTAGTTGATAGAATTAAAACAATAATAAAAAGGTTTAAAAAAAGAAAATTGTTTTTATTCTGCATTATTTTGTTCGACTATGGCATTGGTATGCAATTCATCCCCCATACCTGCACTGTAAATTATTCCCCTGAATCTACCCCCAATAACAATCAGATATGAGTTTAACAATAAGGAAAGTAGTAAGTATACTGCTAAACCTGAAATCGATCCCATGGATAGTTTTAGGTAGGGGCTGATGGAACTTATAGCCAGAGTTAATATTTCAACTATCAGAGCATATACCAGCAAATATAGTAGGTATTTTGCCCATCCCATATTTTTTATCACGGTAAAAATTCTTTTAAAATCAAAAACCGCTCCAAATCTGTCTTCATAGGCCATGTTTGCCACAGCCGGGACTGATACAATGCTGATCAGGTATCCTACAATAGCAGTTATGGTTAGGAGAGAATAACTGTTCATAATTAAATTAAGCCGGTCCGAAGCAGTAATCACTACTAAAATTCCAATAACGATATACAATGGTATGTTATAAATTATGTTAGCCCCCACATATTTCAGACCATCCTCTATCAAATTACTAGAATCATCAAAATCAGGCAGATCATCAAATCCAAGGATGGTGCTTTTAATAATTCGCAACGAATATCCCAGGGCCATTAAAACAGGTATGACTAGAAAAAACCCCAAATACATGAGAAAAACTTTTAAAAATTTCTTAAAATCCGTAAAAGGATAACACAGTACATCTTTAAACACTTGCCCGATACTCATCATGTAAACTCCCATTATTTTATGAATTTTTATTAAATAATTATGACACCCCAGTATATAAATGATCTAATATTAATTTTCTACCTTGATTCTGGAAAATATTAATACCGATGATTCACAGAAAATAGAGGGATTTATTAGTTTTTAAGGTCCTTGTTAACATAAAAAAGTGAACCACACCTAATTTTAGGTAATTACACTAATATATCCAATTTTACAGCCAGGTATACAGATATACAACTCATTGAGAATTGCTCAAAGTAGTTATCCTGTTGCCTGAATCCCTGTAACTACTCGGGCCTGTGCAGTTTCAATGGTGTAATCTACATAGTCATAATCTGGTTAATCAATTTTTTATCAATTAGATGTAAAAAACCAGCTAAAATACCATCTGAACAAGGAAAAATTCGTAGCATTATTCTGTTTATATTTTTTTAAAAGAAATTGAATAAATGGAGTTATTTAGAATATTAGAAAATAAAAAAAAAATTCTATATTATGCCCGGGAATAGTTATGGAAACAGGGTATGCAAACCATTTTCCCGTTTTCTACCCGGATTCTGTGTTCAGATACTAGTTCACCACATTTAGCACAGCGAACTGACCGGAATATTCTGGCTTCCTCTGGAAATTCCATATCTACCCATTCCACTTCAAAAAGTTCCTGTACTGGAGCTTCTAATATCTTTTCAGTGGTTTTATTTCGTATTTTTTCATATTCTTCCAAGTCTTTTTTGGTGGCAGAGTCAGAAAACGCCTTTTTACGGGCTTCAGCAAATTCAGGATCCCTTTCATCTGAACTGCTCTTCAAAGATATGCGCAGTGCTTTTCCTGTGTCACGGTTCAGGAAGGTGTAAACATGTTTACCATGGTCTTTAAATATAAGGTTACCCTTACCCAGGGTGCAACCAGTGACAAACTGGATAGCATCCACACTACAACTGTCATTCTCCACTATGGCCACCATTTCCTCATCTACCGCCCTTGAAAAGAATTCATGAACGGCAATTTCGCTTGCTCGATATCCTATGGCTATTCCTGGACACGAATGACCGTGAAATTTAGTTACTTCTGAAAAATCAGCTATTTGAATCGGTTCTTCCATTATATCATCTCGATACTCTTAATTTTAAATTATTTAATGAAACTATGGCTTCAGCTACTTTATATATTTGACATACAACTATACTGTTAAAAATGGAAAAATGAAAAAAGAATAATTTACTGTAACTAAACATTCCCGTAATTATATGATACTATGGGTTTATTAGTTTAGGAGGCGATTCTGGTTATCAATTTATCCAATTCATCATTGGCAGAGGTTAATTCTAAAGGTTCTCCTCTAAGATTTGTTTGGGCCAAATCAGGTGAATAAGTTAAAACCCCTTTAATCTCCAGGTCCTTTGCTTCCAACATTTCTTCCAAAACCGGCTGAGTTTTCTCATCAACTTTGTTTAAAACGACTCCAAAGTCTTTTCCTGCTTCTTCAGTTAGTTTAGCTGCCTTTTCGGCTAATAATACTGCATCGTTAGATGGGTCCACTACCACCAGAACAGCGTCTGCACCTTCCACTATTCCCCGACCAAAATGTTCTACTCCTGCTTCTGTGTCGATCAAAACCCACTCCCCTTCACCTACCATGAGGTGTTTCAGGAAGTCATGGGCAATGGCACCCATTGGACAGGCACAACCTTCCATGGTATGTTCTATCTTCCCTATTTGCATTAAACCTCCAGATCCATTCCAGTGAACGAATTCTGATGATAAACTATCCAGATCAGAGTCTGTGAAAAATTCAACTTGTTCACTGTTTTTTTCACGGATCATGGACATCAATTTGTCCATTACTAATGGTTTACCACCCAAATAATCCATAAGAGTTTTTGATGCAGGTTCAATACCTAACATCCCCCCTAACCCAAGATTAGACTCGTCTGAATCTACAATAAGTACTTTTCCATGTTTTTTCAGTTGTTGAGCTAGGAGAGTTACCAGAGTACTCTTTCCACTGCCACCCCTACCGCTGATAATAATCTTCGGCAAGTTTAACACTTCCGTGTACAGTTCAGTCCTCGTACATCCCAGCTAGAGGATCTTTACCATTGGGGAACATGGCACCATAGGGTTCGAACCAGTCCATATCTTTCACGGTGCAAAAGTGCATTCCCTGGTTGGATTCTGTCATCATCAGGGGTTGGGCTTTTTTTACATCCCATGAACCGTTTTCGGGGTTGTATATGTCATCACGTATCTCTAAATGCACTACTTTCCCCACTACCAGTGCGTAGGGGAAGTTGTCATATTCTTCAGCCACGATTTTGTGAAGTTTGCATTCCATCCAGGCGTAACATCCGTCCACTCCGGGTGTTTCAATTTTTTGGCTGGGTTTTTCTTCCAATCCTGCTAATTCATATTCATTTACCTCTGGTGGAACGAATTTGGCTGTTGGTATCACTTTATCCACCAGATCTACTCCAGGGAGGCTCACCACGAACTCTTCAGTGGCCTGCATGTTTTCAAAGGTATCCCTCATCACCCCAGCCGTAGCCACACAGATGAGGTCAAATGGACGTAAAATAGGCATTAGACAGGAATAGGGGGCAACATTTCTCACTCCGTCTGGACTGAGTGTGGAAATGAAGGTCACAGGCAGAGGTATTATGGATTCTCTTTTGAAGTTTTTAAGTTGCATTTTAGTTCACCGCTTAAATGAATAGGCAGAACACCCATATAAATCATATAGATTTGATCCTAAGTAATACTATTGGGGTTTGTAGAAGACTAATTTTATTACTCCACACTGCAAAAAAGAAAGGACAAAAACCCTTTTTATAATGTTAACAGCCTTAACTATTAGGTTAGTCCTTTTGAACACTTTTATCTCCAATAACAGGTTCGTTACTATTATTTTCTGTGTTTAATTCTTCACGATAGATTAATCCCATGGATCGGGCTTGGAAAAGAGCTATGAACGAATCAATCAGGAGTGGAACCATGAAAAATCCAACTATGCTACTGATCATTTCAATAAATTGCCCTGCAGATGCAAAAATAGCTGAAACAATCATGGTAGCCAGCCACCAGACAATGAATCTGCCATAACCAATGGCCCTGATCCTTTGCCATATCTTACCCATACTAAATGCAGCTGCTAAACTGTTATGGTAAGCCATATTGGCAATAGCTATCATGTAAAACATGATAAAAGGAATAAATAGGAGCACACCTGTTATTAACCACGGCCAGTTTATCAAACTCAGATCTGCCACATCGTATGCATATAATACCAGATAAAACTGCCCTACTCCTAAAATAAGAATTATTGCAGGTACCAAGTAATACATTATGGTGACTGCGATAACTTTAAGACCATCAATGAACATTGAAAGCCATTCATTGAATTCTGGCATTTCAGAATCTCCCCGGATGGTATTACGTGTCACTCTCAGAGTGTAACCTGCAACAAATATTCCTGGAATGATCACGTAGGCAGTAAACATCAACACCCCCAAAAATCATCCATCTTTTTCTGTTGGTTTTAAAGTGTTCCTGGCTGGAACCCGGGTACTTGTAAGAATCAGATATTATTGACTTTAATTTCATTTTTAAAACCTTTATGTTGATTTATTGACTATAATATGCATAATCTACGCTAATGTCGTCTTATATTATCCTATCTAGGGAATTTCGGTTTCCAGTGGGTTTTCAACCTGAAGTTGAGGATTTTCAACTTCTTCATCCAGGGTTTCTTTGTAAATTAAACCATATGCTCTGGCAGTGAATAGGTTCGAGAAAGGTATAAGTGTAAATGATGCTATAACTGATCCTATTATAGGTATAAGAGATATAAATCCTGCTGCAAATGCCAATAGGACAACGACAATCATCAGTATGATGAATATCAGCACATATTCTAATCTGCCTATTTTTTTTATTTTGCGGTAAATTTCACCTAATCTCAGTCCTGCTGATGTATCACCATAGTAGGCCATGTTGGGTAAAGCCATCATCAGAATTAGATATGCCACAATAAAGAGCAAAAATGCTATCATGAGTACAATCGCTCCTATGACCTTTGCAACAGTCGATCCGGTGAGTATTAGAACCAAACCAAATACCAATACTATTGCAGGGCCAATTCCATAAATAAAACTCACAATGAATACTTTTAATCCGTCAATAAACATTTGAGACCATTTATTCAGTGCCGGAATCTCATCCTCCCTTTTTATAGATCTTCCAATCACTTGGAGTTGGTAGCCCATCATCAAAAAGTAAGCTATTATAACTGGAATTATGAGCAAAAGTGAATACAATAAGACATTTGAATATTTGCTAATAATTTGAACTGGCAGTTCATAAATTAAAACAATTAAACCGAATAGTAAGAATCTTTTCCAATTAGAAAGTGGATATTTAAAAGAATTTACAATGATATCACCCATATCCATCTTAATCAACTCCTTTATGGTTAAACAAATTGAATTATTAATATTTCCAAGTTTGTTCTTACATAATATAAATGTTGTTAGAAAATTGGAAAGTATTAATAACACACTTCGAGTGTTTAACTAGAAGTCATAAAAAGTTAGAATCAGTACTGCAGAAAGCCTGTTGAGAGAGATTTTAACAAAAATGAGTATTTGAAGTTCCAAATAGAATTATAAACATTCATTTTTTATAATTCTGCACTTTAAATCTTCCTGTAACTGATAATATAAATTATAAGGCTCAAACCCAGCACTCCACTGGCTGCAAATCCTAAAAATCCTAAAAGCGGCATGCCCCACACCATGGGCCCCTTGTCAATCTGGATTATCCAGGAAGAACCCAACAGCAGGGCGGCAATTATTATAGCCACCACCAGTTTGTTGCTGGTTCTTTCAATGTCCTCAGAAAGTTCATCAGAATACTTAACCCTTATTTCTCCATTATCGATTTTGGCAACCATTCGATTAATATTGCGGGGCAGGTTTTTTACCAGATGTTCCATCTCAAACATGTTATCTTTGAACAGATCTGCCATGTTTTTGGGACTGAATTTTTTCAGGAGAAGTTTTCGAACCATTGGCTTGAACTGGGCGGTGGCATCGAATTCCCCGTCAAGTGTGTGGGCCACTTCCTCAATTAAGGTTACTGCCCTGGTAATAAGTGTGAATTCTGGTGGGATGCGGGCCTGGTATTTGGTTATGAGGGGTATGGCCAGATCACTCAGTATATTCCCCATGTGCATTTCATTAAGACTCGCCCCATAGTAATGGTCCAAAATATCCATTATATCCCTTTTAAGGGAACTTCTATCCACATAATCATCGATAACATCCATGTAGATCAGCTGGTTGATTATGGCATCCACCTTGTAGTCTATGACCTGGATGAAAAGTTCAGCCAGGTTTTGCATGAAATCCTGATCAATATGACCCATCATCCCAAAATCAATGTAACAGACCACTTTATCCTCTAAAACATACATATTACCAGGATGAGGATCCGCATGGAAAAATCCATCCAACATGATCTGCTGGAAATAGGATTGGGCCACTCTTTTTGCAAGGAGTTTGGTGTCAAACCCTTCCTGATTTTCCATCACCTGACTCATCTTGGTTCCCTGAATAAATTCCATGGTCAAAACCAGGGAAGTGGAATATTCCTGGAATATAATTGGTGCACGGATACCATTATTTCCAGCGAAATTAGCCTGGAAATTTTCCGCGTTCCTGGCTTCCAGAGTATAATCCATCTCTTTACGTATGGATTTTTCAAACTCATCCACAATCTCTGGAAAATTGAACACCCTTAAACTGGAAATTCTATTATTGATTAAATCGGCTAAATGATGCATTATAAGGAGATCTTTTTCTACTGTATCCTGAATACCGGGTCTCTGGACTTTAACCGCCACCAGGGCCCCATCTTTGAGCACCGCACTGTGCACCTGGCCAATGGAAGCAGCCGCTAATTGTTTCTTTCCAAATACCTGGAATACTTCAGATAATGGTTTATCAAATTCATTTTCCACAATCAACTTCACTGTATCAAAATCAAAGGGAAGAGTATCGTCCTGCAGTTTGGTGAACTCAGTTGCCATCTGTTGACCTACCAGATCTGGCCGGGTGCTCATCATCTGCCCCAATTTAATAAAAGTGGGACCTAATTCTTCAAAAACCATTCTAAGCCGTTCGGGAGCTGTGGCATCCAGATCAATACTGGAATCATACTTATATAATAAGTCTCCCCAGCGAGAACCCTTCAACTCCAGTTCACCCACCACGTTATCGAACTGGTACTTCATCAACGCCTGAATGATTTCTTTTAAACGAGGATAATCTACTCCTTTTCTGGAAAATGGCATCATAAATAAACCACCTATTATCTACTTATTATCTTGTGGTTACATCCGTTTATACTTCGCCTCTCACCTTTTGAGAAGGGCAACCAATACATTCATCCATTGGATTTGGAGTGGTCTATTTTCAGAGGATCAGAAATCACTGCCCCCATTAATAAACCCATAGATATGGCAACAAAGGTCAATATCACAAGAAGTAAGTTAGCCATGGATGCAGAATAATTTTGTCCAACAAATGCTGCTAAATTTATAAATCCAAGAGACCCCGGGACTAAAATCCAGAATGCAGGTATTATTGATACAGAATATGGTGTTTTAAGCTTTGATCGCTCCAGATAAGTTCCCACCATAGTCATAATACAGGAACCAACAAATGCTCCAAAAAGACCCCCTAACAGATAATTACCAGTTTGCTGCCCTAAAAACGTTGCAAACAATACTATTAATACTCCAGGCATGTCTTTGTTCCTTATGGACATCAACAAATACAGTCCCATGGTAAAAATCAGGATTCCGATGTAGGGTGCCCACCAACCGAGGGAAACTGCCACATTGGCCACCACATATTTTCCAGATAATCCCACCACCTGCAAACCTAGTATAACCCCAAATAAGAGAAGTAGTAAGATTACAACACCCTGAACCAGGCGGCTGGCACCAGAAATAACGTTATTAGCAGCCAGTTCAAACATTCCTGTGGCTAAGAATGCCCCAGGGATGAAATAAGAAAGTGAAGGCACCAGAATGGTTAAAGAGTTAATTACAATTCCCTGTTTCACACAGAAAAAGAATACCGCGGAAACCAGGAAAGCGGTTAAAACCGGCCGCACCATTTCAAACCGGGGTTTATCCTCAGAATAACCCACAATAACACCCATAACCGCCCCTAGCACCCCGCAAAAGAACAGTTCATTAATTGTTGGTAACAGAAGCAAGCCCAACCCTGTTGAATACAATGCATATCCCACTATGTGTTTGATGTAATTAGCCTGATGTTTAACACCTATTATTTCATTAATACGTTTTATTCCATCTTTTGGAGTTATTTCAGCTTTTTCTGCCTGATATATCAGTTCGTATATTCTTGAAACCTGATCTAATGGAAGAAATCCTGGTTTCTGTCCGGTGACTGTCAGGGCTTTTGATTCACCATCTGCGATCTTGATGAGGATAAATGTTGGAAAATCCACTACTGCTTCTGCTTTAACACCATAAGCCACACATATCTGTTTTATAATTGATTCTATAGTCATCACAGCTATTCCTGCAGAAGTCAAAGCCCGGGCTAGCTCTGTGAGAAATTCCAGAAGGCATGGTGGAAAATCAGGCCCAGTTGAAACATTTGAAGGGTTTACATTTGACAAAGTGTTTTCAGGAATCATGCTACCTCTAAACTTCCATTTTTCCCTTTGCTTATTATCTAATTGATAGTAAAAGGATTATATTTTTTATGGACGATAATATCAGCACTTACAACTAAGGTTGATTATTGATCAAGGTGTAGAAATAGACATAGTGTGTAAATTTTTTAATGATGTGAACAATAGGTAAGTTGTATAAATTACAATTAATCAACAAGAATTAATCACAAAGAAATAATTATTAGGGAGTACTATGCTGGCAAAACGCATCATACCCTGCCTGGACTGCGATCTCAACGTGCCCCACGGCCGGGTGGTTAAAGGAATCGAATTTAAACAGATCCGATACGCTGGAGAACCAGTTGAACTGGCCACTAAATACTATGAAAATGGAGCAGATGAGATAGTCTTTTTGGACATCACCGCCTCCCATGAGCGTCGGGAAACCATGGCCCAGGTGATAGAGGCCACCACCGAGAATGTGTTCGTTCCCATCTGTGTAGGAGGGGGCATCAGGAAGCCCCAGGACTATGTGAACATGCTCAAAGCCGGGGCTGATAAATGTTCCACCAACACCGCAGCCATACACAATCCAGACCTTATCAATGAAGCATCTAAGGTGGTGGGGAGTCAGGCATGTGTTATTGGGATCGATGCCAAACGCCGCTACGTAGATGACCCCAAAGAAAATGATGATCACGTTATTATTGAAACACCAGAGGGTTACTGCTGGTATGACTGTAGCATCTACGGAGGACGGGAATTCACGGGAATAGATGCTGTTAAATGGGCTATGGAGTGCCAGGAGCGTGGTGCTGGTGAAATTCTCCTTACCAGCATGGA
Encoded proteins:
- a CDS encoding flavin reductase family protein, with product MQLKNFKRESIIPLPVTFISTLSPDGVRNVAPYSCLMPILRPFDLICVATAGVMRDTFENMQATEEFVVSLPGVDLVDKVIPTAKFVPPEVNEYELAGLEEKPSQKIETPGVDGCYAWMECKLHKIVAEEYDNFPYALVVGKVVHLEIRDDIYNPENGSWDVKKAQPLMMTESNQGMHFCTVKDMDWFEPYGAMFPNGKDPLAGMYED
- a CDS encoding nitrogenase reductase; translated protein: MLNLPKIIISGRGGSGKSTLVTLLAQQLKKHGKVLIVDSDESNLGLGGMLGIEPASKTLMDYLGGKPLVMDKLMSMIREKNSEQVEFFTDSDLDSLSSEFVHWNGSGGLMQIGKIEHTMEGCACPMGAIAHDFLKHLMVGEGEWVLIDTEAGVEHFGRGIVEGADAVLVVVDPSNDAVLLAEKAAKLTEEAGKDFGVVLNKVDEKTQPVLEEMLEAKDLEIKGVLTYSPDLAQTNLRGEPLELTSANDELDKLITRIAS
- a CDS encoding threonine/serine ThrE exporter family protein; amino-acid sequence: MIPENTLSNVNPSNVSTGPDFPPCLLEFLTELARALTSAGIAVMTIESIIKQICVAYGVKAEAVVDFPTFILIKIADGESKALTVTGQKPGFLPLDQVSRIYELIYQAEKAEITPKDGIKRINEIIGVKHQANYIKHIVGYALYSTGLGLLLLPTINELFFCGVLGAVMGVIVGYSEDKPRFEMVRPVLTAFLVSAVFFFCVKQGIVINSLTILVPSLSYFIPGAFLATGMFELAANNVISGASRLVQGVVILLLLLFGVILGLQVVGLSGKYVVANVAVSLGWWAPYIGILIFTMGLYLLMSIRNKDMPGVLIVLFATFLGQQTGNYLLGGLFGAFVGSCIMTMVGTYLERSKLKTPYSVSIIPAFWILVPGSLGFINLAAFVGQNYSASMANLLLVILTFVAISMGLLMGAVISDPLKIDHSKSNG
- the hisF gene encoding imidazole glycerol phosphate synthase subunit HisF → MLAKRIIPCLDCDLNVPHGRVVKGIEFKQIRYAGEPVELATKYYENGADEIVFLDITASHERRETMAQVIEATTENVFVPICVGGGIRKPQDYVNMLKAGADKCSTNTAAIHNPDLINEASKVVGSQACVIGIDAKRRYVDDPKENDDHVIIETPEGYCWYDCSIYGGREFTGIDAVKWAMECQERGAGEILLTSMDRDGTKDGYDIPLNRTMSQMLDIPIIASGGGGDPEDIYQVFAKGEADAALAASIFHFDEYPVPVVKEYLKEKGVIVRV
- a CDS encoding DUF4013 domain-containing protein translates to MSIGQVFKDVLCYPFTDFKKFLKVFLMYLGFFLVIPVLMALGYSLRIIKSTILGFDDLPDFDDSSNLIEDGLKYVGANIIYNIPLYIVIGILVVITASDRLNLIMNSYSLLTITAIVGYLISIVSVPAVANMAYEDRFGAVFDFKRIFTVIKNMGWAKYLLYLLVYALIVEILTLAISSISPYLKLSMGSISGLAVYLLLSLLLNSYLIVIGGRFRGIIYSAGMGDELHTNAIVEQNNAE
- a CDS encoding FmdE family protein — protein: MEEPIQIADFSEVTKFHGHSCPGIAIGYRASEIAVHEFFSRAVDEEMVAIVENDSCSVDAIQFVTGCTLGKGNLIFKDHGKHVYTFLNRDTGKALRISLKSSSDERDPEFAEARKKAFSDSATKKDLEEYEKIRNKTTEKILEAPVQELFEVEWVDMEFPEEARIFRSVRCAKCGELVSEHRIRVENGKMVCIPCFHNYSRA
- a CDS encoding DUF4013 domain-containing protein; translated protein: MDMGDIIVNSFKYPLSNWKRFLLFGLIVLIYELPVQIISKYSNVLLYSLLLIIPVIIAYFLMMGYQLQVIGRSIKREDEIPALNKWSQMFIDGLKVFIVSFIYGIGPAIVLVFGLVLILTGSTVAKVIGAIVLMIAFLLFIVAYLILMMALPNMAYYGDTSAGLRLGEIYRKIKKIGRLEYVLIFIILMIVVVLLAFAAGFISLIPIIGSVIASFTLIPFSNLFTARAYGLIYKETLDEEVENPQLQVENPLETEIP
- a CDS encoding ABC1 kinase family protein, with the protein product MPFSRKGVDYPRLKEIIQALMKYQFDNVVGELELKGSRWGDLLYKYDSSIDLDATAPERLRMVFEELGPTFIKLGQMMSTRPDLVGQQMATEFTKLQDDTLPFDFDTVKLIVENEFDKPLSEVFQVFGKKQLAAASIGQVHSAVLKDGALVAVKVQRPGIQDTVEKDLLIMHHLADLINNRISSLRVFNFPEIVDEFEKSIRKEMDYTLEARNAENFQANFAGNNGIRAPIIFQEYSTSLVLTMEFIQGTKMSQVMENQEGFDTKLLAKRVAQSYFQQIMLDGFFHADPHPGNMYVLEDKVVCYIDFGMMGHIDQDFMQNLAELFIQVIDYKVDAIINQLIYMDVIDDYVDRSSLKRDIMDILDHYYGASLNEMHMGNILSDLAIPLITKYQARIPPEFTLITRAVTLIEEVAHTLDGEFDATAQFKPMVRKLLLKKFSPKNMADLFKDNMFEMEHLVKNLPRNINRMVAKIDNGEIRVKYSDELSEDIERTSNKLVVAIIIAALLLGSSWIIQIDKGPMVWGMPLLGFLGFAASGVLGLSLIIYIISYRKI
- a CDS encoding DUF4013 domain-containing protein, with amino-acid sequence MFTAYVIIPGIFVAGYTLRVTRNTIRGDSEMPEFNEWLSMFIDGLKVIAVTIMYYLVPAIILILGVGQFYLVLYAYDVADLSLINWPWLITGVLLFIPFIMFYMIAIANMAYHNSLAAAFSMGKIWQRIRAIGYGRFIVWWLATMIVSAIFASAGQFIEMISSIVGFFMVPLLIDSFIALFQARSMGLIYREELNTENNSNEPVIGDKSVQKD